A genomic region of Bernardetia sp. ABR2-2B contains the following coding sequences:
- the alaS gene encoding alanine--tRNA ligase, with amino-acid sequence MTAKEVRHTFLNFFKEKQHLIVDSAPLVPKGDTTLMFINSGMAQFKDFFLGNGNPPSKRITDTQKCLRVSGKHNDLDDVGIDTYHHTFFEMLGNWSFDDYFKKEALPWAWELLTEVYKLPTDRLYVTVFEGDKEDGTASDKESFNIWKEILGGEDRILYGNKKDNFWEMGEVGPCGPSSEIHIDLRTDAEREKVDGKDLVNADHPQVIEIWNNVFMEYERKADKSLTKLPFQHVDTGMGFERLVRAIEGKQSNYDTDVFAPLIKTVETLSGVRYGVEEKTDIAIRVIADHIRAIAFVIADGQLPSNNKQGYVVRRILRRAVRYGYTYLNLKEPFLFNLVPVLAKQFDDTFPELNTQKDFVAKVVKEEENSFLRTLENGIKRFEEVKLRTSSLMIQGKDVFELYDTFGFPDDLTELMAREAGMTIDKKGFEKALAEQRKRSQKDAASEKSDWHEIQVDESVNVDFLGYDTLEAKAKIVKWREINKKGKTFYQIVLDQTPFYAESGGQVGDRGYIQAIDSENEKSEKVSIIDTQKENDMIVHITKKLPSDFNVEYNAIVTEKLRRSTENNHSATHLLHAALRDVLGTHVQQRGSLVSEDILRFDFSHFSKMTEEEIEKVEDIVNQKIRENIELQEMRNVPIDQAKDMGAMALFGEKYGDSVRVVLFDKNYSVELCGGTHVPATGKIGFFKIISESSVASGVRRLEALTGEKAYNWIQEQNKLVKEIRSIVKGNKNLKDDVNSLVEQNAILQKQIQEFQEKEAKNIKQNLLNEIKNENGINILIQKISIPSADALKGLSFEFKNEVENLFAVLAADINGKPQIAVTISPELVEERGLNAGKIVKELAKNIKGGGGGQPFFATAGGKDISGLDKVVEEAFEILYK; translated from the coding sequence ATGACAGCTAAAGAAGTACGCCATACCTTTCTCAATTTTTTTAAAGAAAAACAGCATTTAATCGTTGACTCTGCGCCACTTGTTCCAAAAGGTGATACTACGCTCATGTTTATCAATTCTGGAATGGCACAGTTTAAAGATTTTTTCTTAGGAAATGGAAATCCACCTTCTAAGCGAATCACAGACACGCAAAAATGTCTTCGTGTTTCTGGAAAGCACAACGATTTAGATGATGTAGGAATTGATACCTATCACCATACATTTTTTGAAATGCTAGGAAATTGGTCTTTTGATGATTATTTCAAAAAAGAAGCCTTGCCTTGGGCGTGGGAACTCTTGACAGAAGTATATAAACTTCCAACAGATAGATTGTATGTAACCGTTTTTGAAGGAGATAAAGAAGATGGAACAGCATCTGATAAAGAATCTTTCAATATTTGGAAAGAGATTTTGGGAGGAGAAGACCGTATTTTGTACGGAAATAAAAAAGATAACTTTTGGGAAATGGGAGAGGTTGGCCCTTGTGGTCCTTCTTCTGAAATTCATATCGATTTGCGTACTGATGCAGAACGTGAAAAAGTAGATGGAAAAGATTTAGTCAATGCAGACCACCCACAAGTTATTGAGATTTGGAACAATGTTTTTATGGAATATGAGCGCAAGGCTGATAAATCTCTTACAAAACTTCCTTTTCAGCACGTAGATACAGGAATGGGTTTTGAGCGTTTGGTACGTGCTATTGAAGGCAAACAGTCTAATTATGATACCGATGTTTTTGCTCCTCTTATCAAAACAGTTGAGACTCTTAGTGGTGTTCGTTACGGTGTTGAGGAAAAAACAGACATTGCTATTCGTGTAATTGCTGACCATATTCGTGCAATTGCTTTTGTTATTGCAGACGGACAGCTTCCTTCCAATAACAAACAAGGTTATGTAGTTCGTCGTATTTTGCGTCGTGCTGTGCGTTATGGCTATACATATCTGAACTTGAAAGAGCCATTTTTATTCAATTTAGTTCCTGTTTTGGCAAAGCAATTTGATGATACTTTTCCAGAGCTAAATACTCAAAAAGATTTCGTTGCAAAAGTAGTAAAAGAAGAAGAAAACTCATTTTTACGTACTTTAGAAAATGGAATTAAGCGTTTTGAAGAAGTAAAATTAAGAACTTCAAGTTTAATGATTCAAGGTAAAGATGTTTTTGAATTGTATGACACATTCGGTTTTCCTGATGATTTGACAGAATTAATGGCAAGAGAAGCAGGAATGACTATCGATAAAAAAGGTTTTGAAAAAGCCTTAGCAGAACAAAGAAAACGCTCACAAAAAGATGCAGCTTCTGAAAAATCGGATTGGCACGAAATACAAGTAGATGAAAGTGTGAATGTTGATTTCTTAGGTTATGATACATTAGAAGCAAAAGCAAAGATTGTAAAATGGAGAGAAATTAATAAAAAAGGCAAAACATTTTATCAAATCGTACTTGACCAAACTCCTTTTTACGCTGAAAGTGGTGGACAGGTAGGCGATAGAGGATATATTCAAGCTATTGATTCAGAGAATGAAAAAAGTGAGAAAGTTAGTATCATCGATACACAGAAAGAAAATGATATGATTGTTCATATTACCAAAAAATTGCCCTCTGATTTTAATGTAGAATACAATGCCATCGTAACTGAAAAACTTAGACGCTCAACAGAAAACAATCACTCTGCAACGCACCTTTTACACGCAGCTTTGAGAGATGTTTTGGGAACACATGTGCAGCAGCGAGGCTCACTTGTTTCAGAAGACATTTTACGTTTCGATTTTTCTCATTTCTCTAAAATGACAGAAGAAGAAATTGAAAAAGTAGAAGACATCGTCAATCAAAAAATCAGAGAAAACATTGAATTACAAGAAATGCGTAATGTTCCGATAGACCAAGCAAAAGATATGGGAGCAATGGCACTTTTTGGAGAAAAATATGGCGATTCTGTACGTGTAGTTTTATTTGATAAAAATTATTCAGTTGAGCTTTGTGGAGGTACACACGTTCCTGCTACTGGAAAAATTGGTTTCTTCAAAATTATTTCTGAAAGTTCTGTAGCTTCTGGTGTACGTCGTTTGGAGGCTCTGACAGGAGAAAAAGCCTACAACTGGATACAAGAACAAAACAAACTTGTAAAAGAAATTCGTTCGATAGTAAAAGGAAACAAAAACCTAAAAGATGACGTAAATTCTTTGGTAGAACAAAATGCAATTCTTCAAAAGCAAATTCAAGAGTTTCAAGAAAAAGAAGCTAAGAATATCAAACAGAACCTTTTGAATGAAATAAAAAATGAAAATGGAATAAATATCTTGATTCAGAAAATCTCTATTCCATCAGCTGATGCGCTCAAAGGACTTAGTTTTGAGTTTAAGAATGAAGTAGAAAATCTTTTTGCTGTTTTGGCTGCTGACATCAATGGCAAACCACAAATCGCTGTTACTATCTCACCAGAATTAGTAGAAGAGCGAGGTTTGAATGCAGGAAAAATAGTAAAAGAACTCGCCAAAAATATCAAAGGTGGAGGAGGTGGACAGCCTTTCTTTGCTACGGCAGGAGGAAAAGATATTTCTGGACTAGATAAAGTAGTCGAAGAGGCATTTGAGATTTTGTATAAGTAG
- a CDS encoding STM3941 family protein, whose product MNEIKLYKSPLSAFYLFLGSFIFVIGGVFMVMQENSFMAWFALLFFGLCALVGLVMLFDKRPQIIINQKGIGYRKAIWKKYNPDDIIEWQTIKNIHWSSVNNQKFICLNTTSAESKKQNLAQKNLSKLNKAMGFEETNIPLSMIKIDANKLVDFLGSMAVSNESQREYLIKNFIIPAPKSFFSNFKF is encoded by the coding sequence ATGAACGAAATTAAATTATATAAATCGCCTTTATCAGCCTTTTATCTTTTTTTAGGTAGCTTTATTTTTGTAATAGGTGGAGTTTTTATGGTCATGCAAGAAAATTCTTTTATGGCTTGGTTTGCACTTCTTTTTTTTGGTTTGTGTGCGTTGGTGGGTTTGGTGATGCTCTTTGACAAAAGACCTCAAATTATTATCAATCAAAAAGGAATAGGATATAGAAAAGCAATTTGGAAAAAATACAATCCTGATGATATAATAGAATGGCAAACTATCAAAAATATTCATTGGTCTTCAGTAAATAACCAAAAATTTATTTGTTTAAATACCACTTCAGCAGAATCTAAAAAGCAAAATTTAGCACAAAAAAATCTATCCAAGTTGAATAAAGCAATGGGTTTTGAAGAAACAAATATTCCTTTATCAATGATAAAAATAGATGCCAACAAACTTGTTGATTTTTTGGGTTCAATGGCTGTTTCTAACGAATCTCAAAGAGAATATCTTATTAAAAACTTTATTATTCCTGCTCCAAAAAGTTTCTTTTCTAATTTCAAATTCTAA